Part of the Woronichinia naegeliana WA131 genome, GCGTTAAAAATGGCATCGGCACGGGAATATTGAAGCGGTAAAACGGCACGGGCGGCTTCCGTGGATAATTCAAAGTTGGGAATGGCCACAATCGGAATCAGTCTTGAATCCCAAGTTAACGGCACAATACGCCAATCTTCATCGCTACCGACAGACAATTGACAACTTCCTAATAGGGCCGGTGCGACATTATCGGGATGGCCTTCCATTGCGATCGCTAAATCCAAAATTTCAGCCTGACGAAGGGGTTTACCCGCAATCACGTTGGCTCCCACTAAGCCCGCAATAATAGCAGTAGCGGAACTGCCTAAGCCTCTAGCCAGGGGAACTCCCAAATTAATCTCGATCTGGATGGGGGGCGGGGTTTGTTCAATAGATTGGTAGAATTTCAGAAAGGCTTGGTAAAGTAAATTACTTTCATCAGTACTAACGCGATCCGCTTCCTCGCCGGTGACGGTAATGACTAGATCGGCGATCGCCTCAGAGGGAATGGTAAAGGTGACTTGGTTATAAAGGTTAAGGGCAGCCCCTAAACAATCAAAACCAGGGCCCAGGTTAGCAGTCGTAGCGGGAACAGTGACAATAAAGGAGGTCATAATTTTCGATGGTCTCTCAGTTGAGAATAGGCGATTCAGTTTATGCAGAGATGAGAAGTTAAGCTGGAATTGGATGGCCCCTAAATTATTGCGACGGGGTAAGATTTAAAATTTCTAAAGGTTCGATCTCGTCTGCTACGGTAAATCCAAAAATCTGTGAATAAAAATAAAATTCACCCTCTAATGCTCGTTTAATATTAGCCGCCATGCGAAAACCATGTTGTTCTTCCGCAAAAGCCACATAGGCAACAGGTAAACCTTTTTGTTTCAACGCTTCAACCATCATTTCTGCTTGATTAGGCGGCACAATTTTATCTTCTAAACCTTGGAAAAAGACCACTGGACAGGCTAACTTATCGGTAAAATGAATGGGCGATCGCGCCTGATAAAGAGCTTGTTCTTCAGGATATTTACCAATTAAACGATCTAGATAACGAGACTCAAACTTGTGGGTATCTTTGGCTAAAGCTTCTAGATCACTGACCCCATAATGACTGGCTCCGGCCTTAAAGGTATCTCGGAAAGTTAAAGCGGCTAAGGTCGTATAACCCCCCGCACTACCACCCGAAATGGCCAACTTTTGCGGATCAACTTTGCCCTGATTGACTAAATATTTAGCCCCATTCACACAGTCATCCACATCCACAATTCCCCATTGGCCATCCAAACGTTGACGATAGGCCCGACCGTAACCCGTACTGCCACCATAATTAACATCTAAATAGGCAAATCCTCGACTCGTCCAATATTGAATTTTTAAACTCAGAGAATTAGAAGATGCGGCGGTGGGGCCACCATGACTTTTAACAACGAGCGGAGGTAATTCTCCTAAAGGAGCTTGATAATCAGGGTTTTTAGGGGCGTAATACCAGGCATAGGCAGTTAAACCTTTTTCGGTTGGAAAACGAATCGCTTCAGGCACGGAAATATAGTTAACATCAATTGTCAAATCACTCGATCTTTTAATGACTCGGTAATCTTGACTGACCACATTAAAAGCAATGATCGCCGCAGAGCTAGTCGGAGAACTACCAATAAAAAATACCGTTTCTCCTTGATGGGTTAATGAGGAAAAATCACTATAGGGAAGCGTAAAGGTTGTTAACTGTCGGCTATCTAGATTCAGTTCTCCCAAATACCAACAACCATTTTGGCTATAGGTGCAAATTATTTGCTGATCATTGAGAAAAAGATAGGTCGATAAACCAAACACCCAATGAGGATAGGCAAATTCGGCTTCAGCTAAATAAACGGCTTCAATTTCTCCGCCATTATAACAATAGAAATTCCACCAACCACCGCGATCGCTGACAAAATAGAGCATCCCATCCGGCGACCATTTGGGTTCAGAAATTGCTTCAATTTCCGTCTGACCAGCTAGACAAACAATATTTTCTAACTGCCCTTCTTCATTCAGATCCGCTAACCATAATTGGGTACTGTCCCAGGGCAAATCAGGATGCTGCCAGGTAATCCAGGTCAGTTGATGACCATCAGGACTTAAGCGAGGAGAAGAATAAAAATCATAGCCTGACGTTAGGGTTTGAACGGTTCCGGTGGCTAGATCGACGGTCGCTAAATAATTACTGGGTTCAGAACCATTATCCCCATGCTCTTCACAGACCACAATTAAACGGTTTCTTGCTTCATCTAAAATAAAATCTGCATAACGTTTATTAGCCTCTCTAGTCAGCGATCGCGGTTCCTGATCTGCCGTTTGCCAATAAATTTGTTGATCTGCAAAATGACTAAAATAAATTGTGCCGTTGACAATTAAGAAAGAACCACCACCGTATTCATGGACACAGGTTCGTACATTAAAGGGGGCTGGCGTAAGATCCGTTTGACTACCATCAGCATAATATTGAACTAAGACACTACGACCCTTTTCCGTCGGTCGGGACTCTAACCCATAGATCCCACCCTGATCCAGTGCAACGGCTCCTAAACCAATACTTCCCGCTAAAATGGCATCAGCATTAATGGGTGATTTCCAGGCACCAAAAGAGGCAGTTTGGATCTCAGTCATGGTTAGGCATTCTCCAGAATTTCCAGCGTTCCCATCATACCGCGATCACTATTATTATACTGACATGACAACCGGAAATTATCCTAGAAGTCAGCGATTCAGTCAGGGCGAACGCATCTAAAAATGATACAGATACAAGAACATTATAGAGGGATGGATAAGGGAAAATAAGGGAAAGTGCATAGAAAACAAAAGCGATGAAACTCCGACCCAAATATAGACTGGTAGAACACTTTGCCGAAATAGATGACCCTCGCATCGAACGAACAAAACGGCATAAACTCATTGATATTCTAACGATTGCCATCTTAGCCGTTATTTGTGGAGCAGAAGGTTGGGTAGCCATGGAAAGTTTCGGCAAGGCTAAACATCAATGGCTAAAAAAAATTTTGGAATTGCCGAATGGCATCCCCTCCCACGATACGTTTGCGCGTGTATTTGCTAGTCTGAATCCAGAGCAATTTCAAGACTGTTTTCTGCATTGGGTCAAAAGTATAGCGGAGGTAAGTGAAGGAGAAGTGATAGCGATTGACGGCAAAACCCTTCGCCACTCCTATGACAATGCCAACGGAAAGGGCGCAATTCAGATGGTAAGTGCATGGGCAACAGCAAATCGTCTAGTACTAGGACAGTGCAAGGTGGAAAGCAAATCGAATGAAATCACGGCGATTCCTAAACTCCTGAAAATGCTAGAGGTCAAAGGTTGTATCGTAACGATTGATGCCATGGGAACTCAGACAAAGATTGCCCAACAGATAGTAGGGCGAGGGGGAGATTATGTTTTGGCATTGAAAGGCAATCAAGGTAATTTATGTGAGGATGTTGAACAATTATTTGCTCATGCTCAATCGGTTAATTTTGTGGGAATTAAGCATGATTTTCATCAAACAATAGACAAGGGACATGGACGGATTGAAATTCGCCGTTGCTGGACGATGGAACAAACAGAATTTTTGCTGGGTGGGGAGAAATGGGCAAAGTTGACGAGCATCTGTATGATTAAAGCGGAGAGACGATTGAAAGACAAAACAGAGTATGAGACTCGCTACTATATCAGTAGCCTGCCGAGTAATGCTCAAAAATTATCCCAATCTGTTCGTAGTCATTGGTTGATAGAAAACTCTTTACATTGGGTTCTAGACTTGGCCTTCAACGAGGATGCTTGTCGCATTCGTAAGGATTTTGCTCCTGAGAATTTAGCCGTCTTACGCCATATCGCTCTTAACTTGCTCACAAAGGAAAATACTCTGAAACTTGGTATCAAGAATAAACGGCTACGCGCTGGTTGGGACGAGGACTATCTCCTTAAGGTTTTACTCGGATAAGATGCGTTTGCCCTGAGTGTCAATCAATCAGCTTTCCGCATTGCATCGCCAAAATCAGTGGGTCGGTTTAGCAACTGTTGTGATGGTTAAAAGTAAAACTCAATTCGGTCATAAAACAACAGAGACGTTTCGCTATTATATTAGCAGTCTTCCTACGGATGCCGAACGTCATAGCCATGTGATTCGTTCTCACTGGAGTATTGAAAATAGTCTGCATTGGGTTTTAGATGTCACTTTTAATGAGGATGCGAGTCGAGTGCGTCAAGGTAATGCGGCTGATAATTTGGGCTTGCTCCGTCGTTTAAGTATTAATTTGCTTAAACATGAGCCATCTCAAAAAAGCTTGAAGATGAAGCGTTATTTGGCGGCGATGGACAACAATTTTCTTCTACAGGTTTTAGCAGCTAGTTCACGGGAGTGATATTCATGAGTATATTTAGCTTCAAATAGGGCTTGCTGAAAAAGTCCACAAAACGAACCTAGATGCCACAGGGCGCGAAAAATGGTGACTTCAGAGCTCAGTTTCCAGTTTTACCTCACATTTTTCCAGCAAAGTGCATGGATTTTGAGCCTCCAAATGCCATAACCTTGCATCTGATCGTTTGTAAAATGCCTGAAAGTATTGTCTAGCAAGGATTTCATCCTTATTCAGCAAGCCCCAAATAGGAGGATTGGCAAAATATTGACACCAACAATTATGAATTAGCGAAATTACTTAACTGGACAGTGGGAAGTTTATGGATGGCAGAGAAGGTAATGACTATGCGGCCAAAGTAAGTCTATCAGGACTTGGAAAAGGGTCAAGTTTAGCGGCAAGGAATTTAGGCAAAAGCAGACTAGGTGGACTTTGAGGAAAAATCATTGGGGCTTGATGTTGGATGGCTAGTTGAGCAATGCGTTCACTAGGATAGCCATGGGAGGGTAGAGTCCGAAACCAGCGAGGGAAATTAGCCCAAATCCCCTGGGGTAACTCTAAGGAAAGAATTTGAAGTAAGCCGAGAACAATGACATGAAGATTAACAAAACGCTCAAAGGCTTCTACTTTGTTTAAAATCTGAGTCTGAACAGTTTGGGGATAGTCAGGGAGGATAAGATTGCTAGTGGTCTGTCAATTTTCTATTTGTGGATAAAGACGCTTGAGACGGATACGAGCCTCAGCCGTCGTGAATTGCCAATCTACCGACTTTTGGGAATGATTGCGCTGAGTGTACCAAGCCGTTGTTTCTTGCTCTAAAGTTTCCCGATCTGGAATTCGACGAGCTAGGCATTGCCGAGTCATTGCGGACAGCTCGTTTTCAGCAATATTAAGCCAACTGCCATGTTTTGGGGTATGGTGAATTTCCAACCGTTCGACTAGACGACGAGCCGTGGAAGGCTCAAATGCTTCATATAGTGAGGCAAGTTTGTGAGTATTTAGCTGATCACATACTAAAATGACTTTGTCGTTATCAGCATAGTCGTTATCGAGTAAATTCTTAATTTCTGTTGCCCAGTCAACCGATGTTCTACGTTCACTGACAACTGTCTTTCGCCACCCAGACAAGGGTTCTGTAAACATAAAGATATTGGCTGTTCCATTGCGTTCATATTCGTAATCATGCGCCTCTGGCTGTCCAGGTTTGGCTGGTAGAGGAAGGCGGGTTTCTTTGACCAATTGTATAGGTTGCTCATCCATGCAAATCACTGGACAATTGGGGTCATAGGGTCGGTGATAAATTTCTAGAACATCTTCCATGTTAGACACAAATTCGGCACTCTTTTCTGGTGGAATCACGTACATCTGTCGCAGATGAGGTTTTAGTTCGTTTTTTTTAACACTTGACGCACGGTTTCGTGACTAATTGCTGGCACAATTTCTAACTCGACCGCCTTGTCGGCTAGTAACCTCAATGTCCAACGGGCTTGACCAGCAGGCGGTTCTCCACAACGTAAGGCGATTAGTTTTGCTTCTACCTCTCCATCAATAATCGGTTGACGAGGCGGCGTTTTGCGGGGCTTGCGGCTTAATGCTGACTCCACACCTTCATTGACCAATCGCTCCCTGAGATTGGCGACTGTGTTACGGTGACAACTAAAGGCGGCGGCAGCTTCCTCATCCGTCCATCCTTGTCCATTCACATCAATGTTTAACAGAATATTGGCGTGCTTAATTTTGTAAGCCGCTCCTTTGCCGATGGATACCAAATCTTTTAGGGTCTGACGTTCTTCTTGACTTAATCGGACAATATAGGTCTTGAGCATGGTTACTTATTACGATATCTGTTGAGGTAATGAATAGCCTCTCCATTTTCCCTCAAATTCACAATCTTTAGCTTGACAGACCACTAGGCCAGGTCGGTAAAGTAGGAAGAGCCTTAAGCCAAAAACGATAGGCAAAGCCGCCCAAAAGATGGATTAATTGACGAAAAGTGACTTCAATCTTAAATCGGAGACCGTAAGCGGCAATAATCTCAGGTCCAGTCAAACAGAGGTCAGTAGAAAGCAGAATCAGTCTTTGTCCGTTGGGCAATTGGGTGAGGACAAACTTAACGAGCTGATGGGGACTATCCCAGTGGAACTCAAAGCACTGATAAGAAACGGAGACTTGTTGACCATAGAGCCAGACTTTAGCGGTGGGAAAATCCTCCACAAGAGCAAACAGGCTTTCTAGTTTTATTGAACTCCCCCAAAGCCGTGGTCGTCCTTTCCCCCTCGGGTGCGACCTTTAGTTGATAAAAGCTGTTGTAATCAGGGTTCTACAGGGAACCCATATTGATCAAGTTTTGCCCAAAATTGACTCCATCGTTCCTTGGTCAATACCAAAGCTCGTAGGCTCAAAATAATTCCTGCTCCTTTTTCCTTCCATCGCATCCCTGAACAACATAATCGTTGTTTGACCAACGTCTTACAAGCTGCTTCCGTAACACCTGAACCAATCGGATACTTTTTCTCTAAGTATTCAGCATAATCCATTTGATGCTGATGATTCTCGTAATAAGTAATCGCCGCTTGTAGTTTCTCGGTAAGATTCTTAGAATGACTTTTTTCTTCTTTGACTTCTTTCATCAGATTTAGCAGTTCTCCTGCTTTTCCTTTTTCATGCTTGAGTTCTCGACAATTTTCAGTCAACCATTCTTTTTGTTTTGACACGGTATTCGGATGCAACGCTTCTGCCAAGGCACCTAAGTAGGGCTTGCTGAAAAAGTCAAAAAACGAAAGAAATGTGGGTTAGGGAAGTATGGACTGAAAAAGCATAGATAACTTATCCTTATGGAAACAAATCAAAATACAGATTTTGTTTAATCTATTGTTCCTTTCTGTCTAAAAAGGTCAACACAAATCACTCCTCACAAAAGAGAGGAAAATTAACACCATTTTTCACAAGAAAAACGACTCTACAACTTTTTACTTTTTGTCTTCTGAAGTAGAGTAGAAAGATTCATTACCAAAAAGTTCATCGCAATTACCGTTTCCGAGGTCTCAGGTAGTTTGGCCATCACTCGACCAAGACTAAATTTCCTCTTTCCCTGTCCGAATTTACCCTCAATGGCATTACGCACTCTTTCATCTGAGCGTGCCTCTTTCTTTTTTTCTTTGCTCACCTCTTTCGGCGGTCTTCCCAATCGGGGACCACTCATTCTTATATCCCTTTCTTTACAATAAGCTCGATTCGCTTTTGTTCGATAGATTTTATCCACATGAACCGATTCCGGATAACATCCTGTTTCCCTTTTATATTCTTCTATTCGCGCTTGTAAATCTCCCGATTCGTTGTAATTATCCCAACTTAATTTGTCTAAGAAGACAAAGCCATTCACATTACTTGCCGATATTTTAGCTCCAAACTCTACTGCTTTTCCCGCTTTTCCACGCACTATTGGACGCACGTGAGGTTGGCTTACACTCACAATTCTGTTTTCTACTTTATTTGTCTTTTTTTCATACATTTCTAACTGTTGCTCATACACTTTTCCTATCGTTACAAGCTCTTCTTGCTCTTTTTTCGTTAGTTTTTCTAACTTTGCTCCCTCTTCTATCATTTTTTCTATATCAGACAAGTTTCTTTTTATATATCCTAGTTGTTTTTTTGTTCCTTTTCTTCTTTCTTTTTTTGACACACGACGTTTTTTTGCTATGGCTAAGTACTCTTTTCTTGCCACTTCCCTATAAGTCCTCGGCTTTTCTTTCCTTTTCTCTTTTATTTCTTCATACAGCTTATCTATTATTTTTTCTGTTTTTTCTCTGGCATCATTCAATATTCCTATATCCGTTGGATATTTTATATCTGCTGGTGTACAAGTCGCATCTAACAATAACTTTCCTTCATTTTCTTTTTTTTCTGACGCTACACCCGTCGCTTTTTTTTCTATTTCTTTATTAATTTTATTTATTAATTCCATTCCTATTTTTTTACGAAAATGAACCATCATTGACGCATTAAATGCTTCTTTGCTACTATAGCTTTCCATTCCTATAAAGTACTGTAAATAAGGGTTCTCTTTTATTTGTTCTACTGTTTCTCTGTCACTTTTTCCTGAAATTTCTTTGATAATTAATGCTCCTAATGCCATTCTAAATGATTTGGCTGGGGCTCCTTTTTTTTCTGTGAAGTTTTTTGCATATTCTTCCTCATATTCTTCCCAAAGAATCATTTTTGACATTTCTATCCAACGATTTTCTTCGTCTAACTGCCCGCCGAACAGATTTTTCAAGTTTTCTGGTGTTTCAATTGAGTACTGTTGCTTTCGGTACATCTGCTTTCTCTCTTCTTAATGCAATGGTTTTGAGGCATTCTACCCTATTTTCGTGCATTCTAGCGGTTCTTAATTCGCCTACTATTTTTCTCCGTAAAGGTTTCAGCTTTTTTCAGCAAGCCCTAAGTAACCAGAGGCATGATAGAAATCTAATATCTGTTCTTCCGTTTGCTTTTCTAAAAACTTCCAATTTGATTCTGCCCCGTCTGCTATCCCGACCAATGTTGCCTCTGGATAACGGTTTTTCGCTCGCTCAATTTCTCTTTCTAATCTTTCTAGAAAACTCTTTTTTCCATACTCTGGTGCCGCACCTAGATAGATTGTAGGTTGACGTTCGCCTTCACTATCGTATAGGGAAACGGTTCCCACCATTGCTTCACGGTAGCCATCCTCACACATCAGCATACAGGTTCCATCTAATCCTATTCCCACTGTTGCAATTTGGCTATCCTCCTTGGGCGGGGCATAACTCCACGCTTCTTCTTTTGCCTGTACCACACTTCCTACTGCTTCACTCAATCTTTGGATATAGGATAGCGCTACTTTTCTACCATGATTTTCTAATAAATCATTTTTCACCTCTTTGCCTGCCATCCCTGACATTTTTGAGGATACCTGTTTTGCCAATAATGGCGTTGATGTTATGATTATCCTTGCTTCTCTTTCTAAGGGGCAATACGTTTTTCCTCAAAGGTGAACGCTGATATACATGACGATTCACTATAACCTCACCATAAGGTGTTTGATATTCTTTCGGTTGCTCTCCCTTACTCTTCCAGATTTCTTCACCGATTTTTAAGGGTGAACCATCTGTATCTAAATATTTCAAGGCTTCTTTGCTGGCGATGCAACCTACTTCGTTTAAGCCTTTTTGAATATTTATTTCTGTATCCAACATTGAACGACTTAGTTCTAATGTTAGTTCTATTTTTATCTTTGAACCCTCTACATTAATTAGTTTTGCTGTCATCATTGTTTCCTCTTTGTCACTTTTCATCTCATGTTAACACTTTTCTTTTCCTTCATCAACTAAAGGTCGCACCCTCCCCCTCAAGGTCGGAACGGAAGAAAAGGGAGCATATGCCACTGTAGAGCAACGCACTCGGGTGATGAGATGCAAGGCATTTTGGCGAAAACTTTTGAGCACTGCTCCACAAGCGAAGTAAGCATCCAAAATCACATAGCTTCCCGCCTCTGCGTAGGCGTAGGTGGGTGTGACCTTTAGTTGATGAAGGAAAAGAAAAGTGTTAACATGAGATGAAAAGTGACAAAGAGGAAACAATGATGACAGCAAAACTAATTAATGTAGAGGGTTCAAAGATAAAAATAGAACTAACATTAGAACTCAGTCGTTCAATGTTGGATACAGAAATAAATATTCAAAAAGGCTTAAACGAAGTAGGTTGCATCGCCAGCAAAGAAGCCTTGAAATATTTAGATACAGATGG contains:
- the thrB gene encoding homoserine kinase encodes the protein MTSFIVTVPATTANLGPGFDCLGAALNLYNQVTFTIPSEAIADLVITVTGEEADRVSTDESNLLYQAFLKFYQSIEQTPPPIQIEINLGVPLARGLGSSATAIIAGLVGANVIAGKPLRQAEILDLAIAMEGHPDNVAPALLGSCQLSVGSDEDWRIVPLTWDSRLIPIVAIPNFELSTEAARAVLPLQYSRADAIFNASHLTLLVQALKLGRGDWLTIAMEDKIHQPYRQSLIPGYAAVKAAALEAGAYSLVISGAGPTLLAIAPIEKAPTVATTIQQVWQTEGIKAETKVLELDLWGARVKELNSD
- a CDS encoding S9 family peptidase, translating into MTEIQTASFGAWKSPINADAILAGSIGLGAVALDQGGIYGLESRPTEKGRSVLVQYYADGSQTDLTPAPFNVRTCVHEYGGGSFLIVNGTIYFSHFADQQIYWQTADQEPRSLTREANKRYADFILDEARNRLIVVCEEHGDNGSEPSNYLATVDLATGTVQTLTSGYDFYSSPRLSPDGHQLTWITWQHPDLPWDSTQLWLADLNEEGQLENIVCLAGQTEIEAISEPKWSPDGMLYFVSDRGGWWNFYCYNGGEIEAVYLAEAEFAYPHWVFGLSTYLFLNDQQIICTYSQNGCWYLGELNLDSRQLTTFTLPYSDFSSLTHQGETVFFIGSSPTSSAAIIAFNVVSQDYRVIKRSSDLTIDVNYISVPEAIRFPTEKGLTAYAWYYAPKNPDYQAPLGELPPLVVKSHGGPTAASSNSLSLKIQYWTSRGFAYLDVNYGGSTGYGRAYRQRLDGQWGIVDVDDCVNGAKYLVNQGKVDPQKLAISGGSAGGYTTLAALTFRDTFKAGASHYGVSDLEALAKDTHKFESRYLDRLIGKYPEEQALYQARSPIHFTDKLACPVVFFQGLEDKIVPPNQAEMMVEALKQKGLPVAYVAFAEEQHGFRMAANIKRALEGEFYFYSQIFGFTVADEIEPLEILNLTPSQ
- a CDS encoding ISAs1 family transposase, which produces MKLRPKYRLVEHFAEIDDPRIERTKRHKLIDILTIAILAVICGAEGWVAMESFGKAKHQWLKKILELPNGIPSHDTFARVFASLNPEQFQDCFLHWVKSIAEVSEGEVIAIDGKTLRHSYDNANGKGAIQMVSAWATANRLVLGQCKVESKSNEITAIPKLLKMLEVKGCIVTIDAMGTQTKIAQQIVGRGGDYVLALKGNQGNLCEDVEQLFAHAQSVNFVGIKHDFHQTIDKGHGRIEIRRCWTMEQTEFLLGGEKWAKLTSICMIKAERRLKDKTEYETRYYISSLPSNAQKLSQSVRSHWLIENSLHWVLDLAFNEDACRIRKDFAPENLAVLRHIALNLLTKENTLKLGIKNKRLRAGWDEDYLLKVLLG
- a CDS encoding ISAs1 family transposase is translated as MSINQLSALHRQNQWVGLATVVMVKSKTQFGHKTTETFRYYISSLPTDAERHSHVIRSHWSIENSLHWVLDVTFNEDASRVRQGNAADNLGLLRRLSINLLKHEPSQKSLKMKRYLAAMDNNFLLQVLAASSRE
- a CDS encoding IS630 family transposase (programmed frameshift) gives rise to the protein MLKTYIVRLSQEERQTLKDLVSIGKGAAYKIKHANILLNIDVNGQGWTDEEAAAAFSCHRNTVANLRERLVNEGVESALSRKPRKTPPRQPIIDGEVEAKLIALRCGEPPAGQARWTLRLLADKAVELEIVPAISHETVRPSVKKNELKPHLRQMYVIPPEKSAEFVSNMEDVLEIYHRPYDPNCPVICMDEQPIQLVKETRLPLPAKPGQPEAHDYEYERNGTANIFMFTEPLSGWRKTVVSERRTSVDWATEIKNLLDNDYADNDKVILVCDQLNTHKLASLYEAFEPSTARRLVERLEIHHTPKHGSWLNIAENELSAMTRQCLARRIPDRETLEQETTAWYTQRNHSQKSVDWQFTTAEARIRLKRLYPQIEN